From the Luteolibacter arcticus genome, one window contains:
- a CDS encoding FAD-dependent oxidoreductase, with product MFQTASHGASRLIRRTYPDVFHSRWMAAAYDAWSRVEDLTGEELFVKCGGLTFGPENDATLRATRDALVDCGIAHDLLSREAVAERFPALDIGKGVVGIYQADSGFLRADRCLRSQVDAAQKLGAVVHEGRKVIEITETGGGVSVITDHGIERFDAVVVTAGPWMGKLLPGLQLPLQVMLRQTTYSGVESEERFAPGQFPVWIHHPTDHYGFPSDGVLPGIKVACHHGGPEFDPAAPDRPVMDELADSVRAHARNHIAGLSGEIISAKACLYTVTPDERFILDFVPGSQRQIVCSGCSGHGFKFSALLGELAVAMARDGRAHPEAGAWRFARFG from the coding sequence ATTTTTCAGACAGCCTCTCATGGCGCAAGCCGTTTGATCCGGCGCACGTATCCGGACGTGTTTCACTCCCGCTGGATGGCCGCGGCTTACGACGCGTGGTCGCGGGTCGAGGATCTCACGGGCGAGGAGCTGTTTGTGAAGTGTGGCGGTCTAACCTTCGGGCCGGAGAATGATGCGACGCTTCGGGCGACTCGTGATGCGCTGGTGGACTGCGGGATCGCTCATGATCTCCTTTCGCGAGAGGCGGTGGCGGAGCGTTTTCCTGCGCTCGATATCGGGAAGGGAGTCGTGGGGATCTATCAGGCGGACTCTGGATTTCTGCGGGCGGACCGTTGCCTACGATCGCAAGTGGATGCCGCGCAGAAGCTCGGGGCGGTGGTTCATGAGGGACGCAAGGTGATCGAAATTACTGAGACGGGCGGGGGAGTGAGCGTCATCACGGATCATGGGATCGAGCGTTTCGATGCGGTGGTGGTGACGGCGGGGCCGTGGATGGGGAAGCTGTTGCCGGGATTGCAATTGCCGTTGCAGGTGATGCTGAGGCAGACGACTTACTCGGGAGTGGAGAGCGAAGAGCGCTTCGCTCCCGGCCAGTTCCCGGTGTGGATTCATCATCCCACGGACCACTACGGATTTCCGTCGGATGGCGTGCTTCCGGGAATCAAGGTCGCCTGTCATCATGGCGGACCGGAATTCGATCCCGCTGCGCCCGATCGCCCGGTGATGGACGAACTCGCGGACTCGGTTCGAGCTCACGCGCGAAACCACATTGCGGGACTTTCGGGCGAAATCATTTCCGCGAAGGCCTGTCTCTATACCGTCACTCCGGACGAGCGCTTCATCCTGGACTTTGTGCCCGGCTCGCAACGGCAGATTGTTTGCTCCGGCTGTAGCGGCCACGGATTCAAGTTCTCCGCGCTGCTGGGGGAACTGGCGGTGGCGATGGCCCGCGACGGACGGGCGCATCCGGAGGCGGGAGCTTGGAGATTTGCAAGATTCGGGTGA
- a CDS encoding alpha-2-macroglobulin family protein produces MNSLAPASSRDWMKMMRKLLLLVLCLVSAWGGGGAFAQEVSDRARDFHDRLGKLNCEPDYLQMEAWVFEKDLGNEQREIRAREAVWVLTESGRTYERELEKWADRFLARLEKESGDQWWAWMETGDLLSSLRGYGDMVDGSFVRGSGGRYNPRASDTSRARQAFLKAMEMTSKPEELAAIYVKFADTFDLGAGAEVAQLTDLRLVPEITDKWDAGRWGWEAGKYLVDGRSPVIGEDGGWRLPVLRARFEDALTDYERVFWLSSEAKRLSPKQAPEAKLKLARMWHELLGVANLAYAGFAYIDGTETAGDLQAKGEFELHTLKDEETFVIGPKGVERRTIPDGSRYLATLRELAGDATTPEEVWQEAVSDLVEALTDRWQFDQAEEVARQALKREPENEVAQGLIAGIGPEGRFLEAGPLVTGEEVTVEFLSREIGEQQFELWKLDAEKFAKEDGGQTVRLESSGTWEMDAKRFGEYRPFFTKVAGWTSPIQKRGNHMQSVSTLKVPTSETGYYMVTAKIGESWKGVELRVSRTLILSVGLEREHERDPFEGTGREPNLFLIDAITGKPVEGAMATSVRGWEDAISDHTGYLLGLDATEGVLVHRAGEPVELLWVSGATLGKRDEEEVRSLLVTNQPLYRPGQKVDYAGWLRRPNWRGASSGNLDEGTRVKVKVIDPAGQVIHEVEVPLDEFGGFQGGFHLPAEMVLGDCKVDLSYLNDPFGTGKASEVTWENLDDQRWGIRVGEFRKPDFQVEVDTDAGRGGDELSATVKATYLSGEPVKGAAVKARLTASPGIIEVTPPAEWDDLYGGGYHWSPADAKWCDGWKKWGIRRNLHGEDDDDFPWNHETLLEATGVTDSDGKVKLVFAKDLPHLDRIDYDCSVRVGVQEFTGRSVGGESAFYHTKRTNEVFAQPEKGFYRPGERVDVTLWTCSTESKPVAAKGSFVVEAIEGKSGFKQVATFEVATGADGMAKVNFTPPGAGRYRCLFRSGGGQRGFVLQVVGNGAGPIDGIEIIPAKSVGAPGEELEVLVLTENAEALVWFFEQMPDGRRRTPRLVESREHMAVVKIPLSAAGVPNFFLTGGTVTKGRMKTTTCRIVMPPVETKLTVAMELEPGKREPAERAEVEIGVTDASGKSAGASLAVTAYDRALEDLGGRLRKAGSTMRDEFYEADGPYSTQDDDWRGESAFVELYQPGCFFERGDLIGDARRQATSRFERVGLDLWVGYEPPELPNSIGSSDTFSSFPMTPGTPGLYARIRGQEVALSDEEKAGASGVKLRKNFTDRAYWGAALKTDGSGKAKIAFDLPDNPTSWRVQTWAFGKGRQYGDADLEIAVSKPLLLRPLLPQAAVVGDALEVGAMVTNSTDREQEIHVTMEAGETASPARKVTLAAREEAHVTWDVTLDRAGPMPFRFRARSADGTLSDGAEVPLPVGPRLAEVTVSAQDEMGTDEPEARAVLAFDEAVAAGASIQVRVEANPAASALAVLPDLVAYPYGCTEQTMNRFLPTLIAWQSAGKLGLDWKSMRQILVDHDSALGWASGRVGLEVKPVDLSEEKVRDMIHVGLARLADLQGDHGAWGWFSPDDAESSPYMTALAVRGLAKARKLGFKRERDPVEQGVSWLRGWSMRRANVLAADPRRAEALDAWVAYALSEAGEKGHADLMKALLAAEKELPLTGLIHLALALDPSTSKEDFDGLLETIRPRMTEEKKGGLGWWEESVEQRAWYLKLLVKAGGGEAEIGREIRKLLDARVDCIRWSSTKNSALCVEAIIEAAVASREAGFMTGEDIEVKVSAAGQERVVALQAENLWRATLEIPVGKEIEAGSSLPVVASRPGNKPLMLSSVVTYDSALPSRMAAMDRGLRVEREYFRVDASGKKSRLEEGGKLRVGELVEVTLKVHGDGAMNHVHLRDPLPAGLEPLVPLSGYERGAYRENRTGESHFFISRLTGWVEEQSYYLRAVTPGKAVALPARAECMYLPEVFGQDGMRVIEIE; encoded by the coding sequence ATGAATTCCCTCGCTCCTGCGTCCAGTCGGGATTGGATGAAGATGATGAGGAAACTGCTGTTGCTCGTGCTGTGCCTGGTGAGCGCCTGGGGAGGCGGCGGAGCTTTCGCCCAAGAAGTGTCGGATCGGGCCCGGGATTTCCATGACAGGCTGGGGAAGCTCAATTGCGAGCCGGACTATCTCCAAATGGAAGCGTGGGTCTTTGAGAAGGACCTCGGCAACGAGCAGAGGGAGATCCGCGCGCGGGAAGCGGTGTGGGTGCTGACGGAATCGGGAAGGACCTACGAGCGGGAGCTGGAAAAATGGGCCGACCGGTTTCTGGCGCGACTGGAGAAGGAGTCCGGCGACCAATGGTGGGCATGGATGGAGACGGGCGACCTGCTTTCCAGCTTGAGGGGATACGGGGACATGGTGGATGGCTCATTCGTTCGTGGCAGTGGTGGGCGCTACAATCCCCGCGCATCGGACACCTCGAGGGCCAGACAAGCCTTTCTGAAGGCCATGGAGATGACCTCGAAGCCGGAGGAACTGGCGGCCATTTACGTGAAATTCGCGGATACCTTCGATCTTGGGGCGGGGGCCGAGGTGGCGCAGTTGACGGATCTGCGCCTCGTGCCGGAGATTACCGACAAGTGGGATGCCGGCCGCTGGGGCTGGGAAGCCGGAAAATACCTGGTGGACGGTCGATCGCCCGTGATCGGTGAAGACGGCGGGTGGCGATTGCCGGTTCTGAGGGCGCGATTTGAAGACGCTCTAACCGACTATGAGCGCGTCTTCTGGTTATCGAGCGAGGCGAAGCGGCTGTCACCGAAGCAGGCTCCCGAGGCGAAATTGAAGCTGGCGCGGATGTGGCATGAATTGCTCGGCGTGGCGAACCTGGCGTATGCCGGATTTGCCTACATCGACGGCACGGAGACCGCGGGAGATCTCCAGGCGAAAGGAGAATTCGAGCTGCACACCCTGAAGGACGAGGAGACCTTCGTGATCGGGCCCAAGGGCGTGGAACGGCGGACTATTCCCGACGGAAGCCGCTACCTCGCGACGCTGCGGGAATTGGCCGGAGACGCGACGACTCCGGAAGAAGTCTGGCAGGAGGCGGTGAGCGATTTGGTGGAGGCTCTCACGGACCGATGGCAGTTCGATCAAGCGGAGGAAGTGGCGAGACAGGCGCTCAAACGGGAGCCGGAGAATGAGGTGGCTCAAGGGCTGATCGCAGGGATCGGCCCGGAAGGGCGCTTTCTCGAGGCTGGTCCTTTAGTGACCGGCGAGGAAGTGACGGTGGAATTCCTCTCGCGCGAGATCGGCGAGCAGCAGTTCGAACTGTGGAAGCTGGATGCGGAGAAATTCGCTAAGGAAGACGGAGGACAAACCGTTCGGCTCGAGAGCTCGGGTACCTGGGAGATGGATGCGAAACGGTTCGGCGAGTATCGTCCTTTCTTCACGAAGGTCGCGGGGTGGACGTCTCCGATCCAGAAGAGAGGCAATCACATGCAGTCGGTCAGCACCCTCAAGGTGCCCACTTCAGAAACAGGCTACTACATGGTCACGGCGAAGATCGGAGAGTCCTGGAAGGGGGTGGAGCTGCGGGTGTCGCGGACTCTCATCCTGAGCGTCGGATTGGAACGAGAACACGAGCGCGATCCATTCGAGGGGACCGGTAGAGAGCCGAACTTGTTTTTGATAGATGCGATAACAGGCAAGCCGGTGGAGGGCGCGATGGCGACCTCGGTGCGGGGCTGGGAGGATGCGATTTCAGATCACACCGGCTATCTGCTGGGACTGGATGCAACCGAGGGCGTGCTGGTGCATCGGGCGGGTGAACCGGTCGAACTTCTATGGGTCTCCGGCGCAACCCTAGGGAAGAGGGATGAAGAGGAAGTGCGATCCCTGCTGGTCACCAACCAACCGCTCTACCGGCCGGGCCAGAAAGTGGACTACGCGGGGTGGCTGAGGCGACCGAATTGGCGTGGGGCATCTTCCGGGAACCTGGATGAAGGCACCCGGGTGAAAGTGAAGGTCATCGATCCGGCCGGGCAGGTGATCCATGAAGTCGAGGTGCCTTTGGACGAGTTCGGCGGGTTTCAAGGAGGCTTCCATCTGCCCGCTGAGATGGTGCTGGGAGATTGCAAAGTGGATCTCTCTTACTTAAACGATCCCTTTGGCACGGGCAAAGCGAGTGAGGTCACGTGGGAAAACCTGGATGACCAGAGGTGGGGGATCCGTGTCGGTGAGTTTCGCAAGCCGGATTTCCAGGTGGAGGTGGACACGGATGCCGGGCGGGGAGGGGACGAACTGTCGGCAACGGTGAAGGCGACGTACCTCTCGGGCGAACCGGTGAAGGGTGCGGCGGTGAAAGCCCGTCTCACCGCGTCTCCCGGGATCATCGAGGTCACGCCGCCCGCGGAGTGGGATGACCTGTATGGAGGGGGATACCACTGGAGTCCGGCCGATGCGAAATGGTGCGACGGGTGGAAGAAGTGGGGGATTCGCAGGAACCTCCATGGTGAGGACGATGACGACTTCCCGTGGAATCATGAAACCCTGCTGGAGGCCACCGGGGTGACTGACAGCGATGGGAAGGTGAAGCTGGTCTTTGCCAAGGACCTCCCTCATCTCGACCGGATCGACTACGACTGTTCCGTTCGCGTGGGCGTGCAGGAATTCACGGGCCGGAGTGTCGGTGGCGAATCGGCGTTCTATCACACGAAGCGGACGAATGAGGTATTCGCGCAGCCAGAGAAGGGATTCTATCGCCCGGGCGAGCGGGTTGATGTGACCCTGTGGACTTGCTCGACCGAGTCTAAGCCGGTGGCGGCCAAGGGGTCATTCGTGGTGGAGGCCATCGAGGGAAAGAGCGGCTTCAAGCAGGTGGCCACCTTCGAGGTGGCGACGGGTGCCGACGGAATGGCAAAGGTCAATTTCACGCCGCCGGGTGCGGGAAGATATCGATGCTTGTTCCGGTCGGGTGGAGGACAGCGGGGCTTCGTCCTGCAAGTGGTTGGCAATGGCGCGGGGCCCATCGATGGCATTGAAATCATCCCCGCGAAGTCGGTGGGCGCGCCGGGAGAGGAGCTGGAAGTCCTGGTGCTGACCGAGAATGCCGAGGCGCTGGTCTGGTTCTTCGAGCAGATGCCGGACGGACGGAGAAGGACGCCGCGGCTGGTTGAGAGCCGGGAACACATGGCGGTGGTCAAGATCCCTCTCAGTGCTGCCGGCGTGCCGAACTTTTTCCTAACAGGGGGAACCGTGACCAAGGGTCGCATGAAGACCACGACCTGCCGGATCGTGATGCCGCCCGTGGAGACGAAATTGACGGTGGCCATGGAGCTCGAACCCGGAAAGCGGGAGCCGGCAGAGCGGGCGGAAGTGGAGATCGGGGTGACGGATGCATCGGGGAAATCCGCCGGAGCTTCATTGGCCGTCACCGCCTACGACCGGGCTCTGGAAGATCTCGGCGGTCGCTTGCGGAAGGCAGGGTCGACGATGCGCGATGAATTCTACGAAGCGGACGGCCCCTACTCGACCCAAGACGACGACTGGCGGGGCGAGTCCGCATTCGTGGAACTCTATCAGCCGGGCTGCTTCTTCGAGCGGGGCGACCTGATTGGTGATGCGCGGAGGCAAGCGACGAGCAGGTTCGAGCGGGTCGGGCTCGACCTCTGGGTCGGCTACGAGCCGCCGGAGCTGCCAAACAGCATCGGGAGTTCGGATACTTTCTCGTCATTCCCGATGACGCCGGGCACTCCGGGATTGTATGCGCGGATCCGAGGGCAGGAGGTGGCTTTGAGCGATGAGGAAAAGGCGGGCGCAAGCGGTGTCAAGCTGCGGAAGAACTTCACGGACCGGGCTTACTGGGGGGCGGCACTGAAGACCGATGGTAGCGGCAAGGCGAAGATCGCCTTCGATCTTCCCGACAATCCAACGAGCTGGCGGGTCCAGACATGGGCCTTCGGTAAGGGGCGGCAGTATGGAGATGCCGACCTGGAGATCGCGGTTTCCAAGCCGCTCTTGCTGCGTCCGCTTTTGCCGCAGGCGGCTGTGGTGGGTGATGCGCTGGAGGTGGGCGCGATGGTGACGAACTCGACGGACAGGGAGCAGGAGATCCACGTCACCATGGAGGCGGGTGAGACGGCCAGCCCGGCACGCAAGGTGACGCTGGCGGCGAGAGAAGAGGCGCACGTGACGTGGGACGTGACCTTGGACCGGGCGGGGCCGATGCCATTCCGGTTTCGTGCGCGGAGTGCCGATGGAACGCTTTCCGATGGTGCGGAGGTGCCGCTGCCGGTAGGGCCGCGGTTGGCTGAGGTGACGGTCTCGGCTCAAGACGAGATGGGAACTGATGAGCCGGAGGCGCGGGCGGTCTTGGCATTCGACGAGGCGGTGGCGGCGGGTGCTTCGATTCAAGTCCGGGTGGAGGCGAACCCGGCGGCCAGTGCCTTGGCGGTGCTGCCGGATCTGGTGGCATATCCCTATGGATGCACCGAGCAGACGATGAACCGTTTTCTGCCGACGCTGATCGCCTGGCAATCCGCGGGCAAGCTGGGGCTCGATTGGAAGTCGATGCGGCAGATTCTGGTGGACCACGATTCGGCGCTTGGCTGGGCGAGCGGACGGGTGGGCTTGGAGGTGAAGCCCGTGGATCTCAGTGAAGAAAAGGTCAGGGACATGATCCATGTCGGCTTGGCGCGACTTGCCGATTTGCAAGGAGACCATGGCGCGTGGGGATGGTTCTCTCCGGACGATGCCGAGAGTTCGCCCTACATGACGGCGCTTGCGGTGCGTGGACTTGCGAAGGCGAGGAAGCTGGGATTCAAGCGGGAACGCGACCCGGTGGAGCAGGGTGTTTCGTGGCTAAGAGGTTGGTCGATGCGCCGGGCGAATGTTCTCGCCGCGGATCCGCGCAGGGCCGAAGCGCTGGACGCGTGGGTGGCCTACGCATTGAGCGAGGCGGGCGAGAAGGGGCATGCCGATTTGATGAAGGCCCTGCTGGCGGCCGAAAAGGAACTGCCTCTCACCGGCTTGATCCATCTTGCCCTGGCCTTGGATCCGTCCACCTCGAAGGAGGATTTCGACGGGCTGTTAGAAACCATCCGGCCCCGGATGACGGAGGAGAAGAAAGGAGGCCTCGGGTGGTGGGAGGAATCGGTGGAGCAGCGGGCGTGGTATCTGAAGCTGCTGGTGAAAGCCGGGGGCGGAGAAGCCGAGATCGGGCGGGAGATCCGGAAATTGTTAGATGCACGCGTGGATTGCATTCGCTGGAGCAGCACCAAGAACTCGGCGCTGTGCGTGGAGGCGATCATCGAAGCTGCGGTTGCCTCCCGTGAGGCAGGCTTTATGACGGGCGAGGATATCGAGGTGAAAGTGAGCGCCGCAGGCCAGGAGCGGGTGGTCGCCTTGCAAGCTGAGAACCTGTGGAGAGCGACGCTCGAGATTCCGGTGGGAAAGGAGATTGAGGCCGGAAGTTCGCTTCCGGTGGTGGCGAGTCGCCCGGGGAACAAGCCGTTGATGCTGTCGTCAGTGGTCACCTACGATTCGGCATTGCCCTCGCGGATGGCGGCGATGGACCGCGGGCTGCGGGTGGAGCGGGAGTACTTCCGTGTGGATGCGAGCGGGAAGAAGAGCCGCCTGGAGGAAGGCGGAAAGCTGCGGGTGGGAGAGCTGGTTGAAGTGACGCTGAAGGTCCATGGGGACGGTGCGATGAACCATGTCCACCTGCGTGACCCGCTGCCGGCGGGGCTGGAGCCACTGGTGCCCTTGAGCGGATATGAGCGGGGTGCCTATCGGGAGAATCGCACCGGCGAGAGCCACTTCTTCATTTCCCGCCTCACCGGCTGGGTTGAGGAGCAGAGCTATTACCTGCGCGCGGTCACGCCGGGGAAGGCGGTGGCGCTCCCGGCGCGGGCGGAGTGCATGTATCTGCCTGAGGTCTTCGGCCAGGACGGGATGCGCGTGATCGAGATCGAGTAG